A genomic window from Triticum urartu cultivar G1812 chromosome 7, Tu2.1, whole genome shotgun sequence includes:
- the LOC125524205 gene encoding probable small nuclear ribonucleoprotein F, with translation MATVPVNPKPFLQNLTGKMVIVKLKWGMEYKGYLVSVDSYMNLQLSGTEEYIDGQCSGNLGDILIRCNNVMYLRGVPEEDTDIPDAA, from the exons ATGGCG ACTGTGCCAGTTAACCCCAAGCCGTTCTTACAAAACTTAACAGGGAAGATGGTCATTGTCAAGCTGAAATGGGGCATGGAGTACAAAG GATATCTTGTTTCAGTGGACTCCTACATGAATCTGCAG CTAAGTGGTACCGAGGAATACATTGATGGGCAATGCTCTGGGAATTTGGGAGACATACTGATAAG ATGCAACAATGTGATGTATCTCCGAGGTGTTCCTGAGGAGGACACGGACATTCCAGATGCGGCCTGA
- the LOC125519355 gene encoding fasciclin-like arabinogalactan protein 14 codes for MAPPKLSLLVLLVLLLPAAGNAGANNVAADAPPGGGGGGGFNVSEILAKFPEFTLFNYLISKTRVAKDINSRNSVTVLAPVNADVDWLLRRSARLPRAALLELLSVHVVLDYYDAAKLAALPRGRGAKPIVATTLYQTFGPANGDKSGFLTITPAPDGGAVFASAAPGAIVNATFKKAVTARPYNISVLQISNFVVPPGVITKPRAPPPPKMMSSVSAVAPSPAPVRSPSASPSPSSLPCPPVTMPIEEPMEETPASAPAPSQGHALQAMMGWWSAAGVALGMACLLAHL; via the coding sequence ATGGCGCCCCCGAAGCTCTCCTTGCTGgtgctcctcgtcctcctcctcccggcgGCCGGCAACGCCGGCGCCAACAACGTCGCCGCCGACGCGCCcccgggcggcgggggcgggggcggcttCAACGTCTCGGAGATCCTGGCCAAGTTCCCGGAGTTCACCCTCTTCAACTACCTCATCAGCAAGACGCGCGTGGCCAAGGACATCAACAGCCGCAACTCCGTCACCGTGCTCGCCCCCGTCAACGCCGACGTCGACTGGCTTCTCCGCCGCAGCGCGCGCCTGCCCCGCGCCGCCCTCCTCGAGCTCCTCTCCGTCCACGTCGTCCTCGACTACTACGACGCCGCCAAGCTCGCCGCCCTGCCCCGCGGCCGCGGCGCCAAGCCCATCGTCGCCACCACGCTCTACCAGACCTTCGGCCCCGCCAACGGCGACAAGTCCGGCTTCCTCACCATCACCCCCGCGCCCGACGGCGGCGCCGTCTTCGCCTCGGCGGCCCCCGGCGCGATCGTCAACGCCACCTTCAAGAAGGCCGTCACCGCCAGGCCCTACAACATCTCCGTCCTCCAGATCAGCAACTTCGTCGTGCCGCCCGGGGTCATCACCAAgccgcgcgccccgccgccgcccaaGATGATGAGCTCCGTGTCGGCCGTCGCGCCCAGCCCCGCGCCGGTGAGGTCCCCGTCggcgtcgccgtccccgtcgtcgctCCCGTGCCCGCCCGTGACCATGCCCATTGAGGAGCCCATGGAGGAGACCCCGGCGTCCGCGCCGGCGCCGTCGCAGGGCCACGCGCTGCAGGCCATGATGGGCTGGTGGTCCGCCGCCGGCGTGGCGCTGGGGATGGCGTGCCTGCTGGCGCACTTGTAG
- the LOC125522487 gene encoding AP2-like ethylene-responsive transcription factor AIL5: MDMDMSSATHPAHHWLSFSLSNNYHHGLLEALSSSSSGHQIAGEEGTVDEAPKMEDFLGGVGGAGTTSTAVVDHGELGSIAAGFLHRYPAHDGTLDQNSGAVTVAAATMEVAESDQARRPAETFGQRTSIYRGVTRHRWTGRYEAHLWDNSCRREGQSRKGRQVYLGGYDKEEKAARAYDMAALKYWGPTTTTNFPVANYEKELEEMKSMTRQEFIASLRRKSSGFSRGASIYRGVTRHHQHGRWQARIGRVAGNKDLYLGTFSTQEEAAEAYDIAAIKFRGLNAVTNFDMSRYDVESILNSDLPIGAGAAARASKFQPDVLSLPAPNVASPDMLPPAEKDYWSLLAMHYQQQQQQHLQQQQFPASAFETYGSGVNVDFTMGMSGTNNPSGGGATVWGATGPTGHGDGSRQSNSYSSNIPYASMVSGSAASAGGGYEGSTGNNGTWVTTSNPAASATAPQYYNYLFGME, from the exons ATGGATATGGACATGAGCTCCGCTACCCACCCTGCTCACCACTggctctccttctccctctccaacaacTACCACCACGGCCTCCTCGAGGCCCTCTCCAGCTCCTCCTCCGGCCACCAGATCGCCG GGGAGGAGGGGACGGTGGACGAGGCGCCTAAGATGGAGGACTTCCTTGGCGGTGTCGGCGGCGCCGGCACGACATCGACGGCCGTGGTGGACCACGGCGAGCTGGGAAGCATCGCCGCGGGGTTCTTGCACCGGTATCCGGCGCATGACGGGACGCTGGATCAGAACTCTGGCGCGGTGACCGTAGCGGCGGCGACGATGGAGGTCGCTGAGTCCGATCAGGCGAGGAGGCCCGCCGAGACGTTCGGCCAGCGGACGTCCATCTACCGCGGCGTCACCAG GCACCGGTGGACGGGGAGGTACGAGGCGCACCTGTGGGACAACAGCTGCCGCCGGGAGGGCCAAAGCCGCAAAGGCCGCCAAG TTTACTTAG GAGGCTATGACAAAGAGGAGAAAGCCGCGAGGGCCTACGACATGGCTGCGCTCAAGTACTGGGGCCCAACCACCACGACGAACTTCCCG GTGGCCAACTATGAGAAGGAGCTGGAGGAGATGAAGTCGATGACGCGGCAGGAGTTCATCGCTTCACTTCGCAG GAAGAGCAGCGGCTTCTCACGAGGGGCGTCCATCTACAGAGGAGTAACAAG GCATCATCAGCACGGCCGGTGGCAGGCAAGGATCGGCAGGGTGGCCGGAAACAAGGACCTGTACCTGGGAACTTTCA GCACgcaggaggaggcggcggaggcgtaCGACATTGCGGCGATCAAGTTCCGGGGGCTTAACGCCGTGACCAACTTCGACATGAGCCGGTACGACGTCGAGAGCATCCTCAACAGCGACCTGCCCATCGGTGCTGGGGCGGCTGCCCGCGCCTCCAAGTTCCAACCGGACGTCCTATCGCTGCCGGCACCGAACGTGGCATCGCCAGACATGCTGCCACCGGCGGAGAAGGACTACTGGTCCCTCCTCGCCATGCActatcagcagcagcagcaacagcaccTGCAGCAGCAGCAGTTCCCTGCATCGGCATTTGAGACGTACGGCTCCGGCGTGAACGTGGACTTCACAATGGGCATGAGCGGCACCAACAACCCCAGCGGCGGCGGCGCCACCGTGTGGGGCGCCACCGGCCCAACAGGACACGGCGACGGCAGCAGGCAGAGCAACAGCTACTCCAGCAACATTCCTTATGCTTCCATGGTGTCTGGATCAGCGGCGTCAGCCGGTGGGGGATACGAGGGCTCCACCGGCAACAATGGCACCTGGGTGACGACGAGCAACCCGGCCGCCAGCGCGACGGCTCCTCAGTACTACAACTATCTGTTTGGCATGGAGTAG